One window of Erwinia aphidicola genomic DNA carries:
- a CDS encoding metallophosphoesterase: MLTSVAENKQGRDFAIGDLHGCYSALQRLLSEVNFDVSSDRLFAVGDLIDRGDESPCCIELLRQPWFYAVRGNHEEMMLAWYHAQGDERLARQQSWSREGGAWFFELPAALQNAYCQLVEPLPYAMLIRSQGQLYCVIHAEVPPEISLIEVFFARLIAGEQEVINACLYGRRRQRSDFQQRIGGIDFILSGHTPGRLPRIWSGNSLRLDFGAGHRGKFNGLGMLELGKNNLLIGYPHQLSRSDALSFRVETEKR, encoded by the coding sequence ATGCTCACATCGGTTGCTGAAAATAAGCAGGGTCGTGACTTCGCGATAGGTGATTTACATGGCTGCTATTCAGCTTTACAGCGGTTGTTGTCAGAGGTCAATTTCGATGTGTCCAGCGACCGGTTGTTTGCCGTGGGCGACTTAATCGATCGCGGGGATGAAAGCCCATGCTGTATTGAGTTGTTAAGGCAACCCTGGTTTTATGCTGTGCGAGGCAACCATGAAGAGATGATGCTGGCCTGGTATCATGCGCAGGGTGATGAACGCTTGGCGCGACAGCAAAGCTGGAGCCGGGAGGGTGGAGCCTGGTTTTTCGAGTTGCCAGCGGCCTTACAAAATGCGTATTGCCAGCTCGTTGAGCCGTTACCTTATGCCATGCTTATCCGATCTCAGGGGCAACTTTATTGTGTCATTCACGCCGAGGTTCCGCCTGAAATCTCCCTGATTGAGGTTTTTTTTGCGCGACTCATTGCCGGGGAGCAGGAGGTGATCAATGCCTGCTTGTACGGGCGACGTCGACAACGCAGTGATTTTCAGCAACGTATCGGCGGTATTGATTTCATTCTGAGTGGACATACACCAGGGCGCTTGCCACGTATCTGGTCGGGGAATTCGTTGCGGCTGGATTTTGGCGCGGGGCATAGGGGAAAGTTTAACGGACTGGGAATGTTGGAGCTGGGGAAAAACAATCTTCTGATTGGCTACCCGCACCAGCTGAGCCGCTCTGATGCTTTATCGTTTAGGGTGGAAACTGAAAAAAGATGA
- a CDS encoding nucleotidyl transferase AbiEii/AbiGii toxin family protein, which produces MKNTYTLAKPISSETEALLLRINHVCRTLKIEFFVAGATAREVMLLHVHGRKSGRQTNDIDIAVYLKNWEQFTALKQAMIEQDAKEVRHNVHRMIWHGTEIDIIPFGPVAQNNKVAWPPDRDIILHVEGFQEVWQHAGRVEIAAGNSIHFTSLPGLLLLKLFAWRDRGNRDSRDAVDIFNILTEYSRIEDERLYDNDAWCERVDWVPERLGALLAGSDTAAIASAETCQELLALDKARLTDTIVRQNESVEALKVENIIDDFWDGLAGN; this is translated from the coding sequence ATGAAAAACACCTACACATTAGCCAAACCCATCTCTTCGGAAACTGAGGCGCTGCTCCTCCGCATCAATCACGTCTGCCGCACGCTGAAGATCGAGTTTTTTGTTGCCGGTGCGACGGCGCGCGAGGTGATGTTGCTGCACGTTCACGGTCGGAAAAGTGGCCGTCAGACCAATGATATCGATATTGCGGTATACCTGAAAAACTGGGAGCAGTTCACCGCCCTTAAGCAGGCGATGATTGAGCAGGATGCTAAAGAAGTCAGGCATAATGTGCATCGGATGATATGGCACGGCACCGAAATAGACATCATCCCCTTTGGCCCTGTTGCCCAAAACAATAAGGTCGCATGGCCGCCCGACCGGGACATTATCCTGCACGTCGAGGGTTTCCAGGAGGTATGGCAGCATGCCGGGCGGGTTGAGATTGCCGCTGGCAACAGCATCCACTTCACTTCCCTGCCGGGACTGCTGCTGTTGAAACTATTCGCATGGCGTGACAGAGGCAATAGAGACAGCCGGGATGCTGTCGATATTTTCAACATCCTGACGGAGTATTCGCGCATCGAAGACGAGCGCCTTTATGACAATGATGCCTGGTGCGAGCGTGTCGACTGGGTCCCGGAAAGACTCGGGGCGCTACTGGCAGGCAGTGATACGGCCGCGATCGCATCAGCAGAAACATGTCAGGAGTTATTGGCATTAGATAAAGCGCGCTTAACCGATACCATTGTTCGTCAAAATGAAAGCGTCGAAGCGCTAAAGGTAGAAAATATCATTGATGATTTCTGGGACGGTCTGGCCGGAAATTAA
- the fhuE gene encoding ferric-rhodotorulic acid/ferric-coprogen receptor FhuE: MLFSRPEFTDKTPATLLSAQRIFTPSVAALLVISALHPALAAETAQSETLTVEANSASSPAAQAAADYSVPVTTAGTKMTLALRDIPQSVSIISKQRIQDQALHSIGEVLNNTTGISASNIDSDRANYYSRGFLINNYLFDGVPTVVQDVWDLGDAQSDTAIYDRIEIVRGANALSLGSGNPSASVNMVRKHADSKVVTGSLSAETGSWDKQRYVGDVTVPLNESGSVRGRVIGGYQENDSWLDRYHARKKFLSTLIDADLSDTTTLSLGWDYQDTSSEDPSWGGIPTFYSNGERTHFDRSFNTGADWAYSDKQSNKIFATLKQRFDSGWQAQVTGSHSKTTFDTRLMYPDGYPDKATGQGITLYSGWNKGRRTTDSVDLYANGPFELLGRSHELMIGGSYSKQDNTFFNSFADLSGVNIGDYSSWNGSTGATDWSAFSPYLEDTIRQKSVYTAARFSLADPLSLLVGARYTDWSANGTSGTNDSDKIAPYAGLTYDLNDTYSVYASYTSIFQPQTSRNSEAKYLDPVSGKSYETGIKGDWANSRLTATLSLFRTEQNGLGVNSYTYIPGSTEYAYDAVDAVSRGVEFEVNGALTDNWQMTFGASRYIAEQRDGTAVMPEIPRTTAKLFTRYRLPMLQDLTVGGGVNWQNKTFNNVAGGPAGSDYIDQSPVTLVNLFGRYQVTKQVSVQANVNNLFDKEYYDYMGTYVVYGAPRNFSVSAHYAF, translated from the coding sequence GTGCTGTTTTCTCGTCCTGAATTCACTGATAAAACACCCGCTACGCTATTATCCGCTCAGCGCATTTTCACCCCCTCCGTCGCCGCGTTACTGGTGATTTCTGCACTGCATCCGGCACTGGCAGCGGAAACCGCGCAGAGTGAAACGCTGACCGTAGAAGCCAACTCCGCCAGCAGCCCCGCAGCACAGGCCGCAGCGGACTACAGCGTGCCGGTGACGACCGCCGGTACCAAAATGACGCTGGCGCTGCGCGATATCCCGCAGTCGGTCAGCATCATCAGCAAACAGCGAATTCAGGACCAGGCGCTGCACAGCATCGGCGAAGTGCTGAATAACACCACCGGCATCTCCGCCTCGAATATCGACTCCGACCGTGCGAACTACTATTCGCGCGGCTTTCTGATCAACAACTACCTGTTCGACGGCGTTCCGACGGTGGTGCAGGATGTGTGGGACCTCGGCGACGCCCAATCCGACACCGCCATTTACGACCGTATTGAGATCGTGCGCGGCGCTAACGCCCTGTCGCTCGGTTCCGGCAATCCTTCCGCCTCGGTTAACATGGTGCGCAAGCACGCCGACAGCAAAGTGGTCACTGGCAGCCTGTCTGCTGAAACCGGCAGCTGGGACAAGCAGCGCTATGTGGGCGATGTCACCGTGCCGTTGAACGAGTCCGGCAGCGTGCGCGGCCGCGTCATCGGCGGCTATCAGGAAAATGACAGCTGGCTGGATCGCTACCACGCGCGCAAGAAATTCCTCTCTACGCTGATCGATGCCGACCTGAGCGACACCACCACCCTGTCGCTGGGCTGGGATTACCAGGACACCAGCAGCGAAGACCCAAGCTGGGGCGGTATCCCGACCTTCTACAGCAACGGCGAGCGCACTCACTTCGACCGCAGCTTTAATACCGGTGCGGACTGGGCCTATAGCGATAAACAGTCGAATAAGATCTTTGCCACGCTGAAGCAGAGGTTTGATAGCGGCTGGCAGGCGCAGGTCACCGGCAGCCACAGCAAAACCACCTTCGACACCCGCCTGATGTACCCGGACGGTTACCCGGATAAAGCTACCGGCCAGGGCATTACTCTTTACAGCGGCTGGAACAAAGGCCGCCGCACCACCGACAGCGTAGACCTCTACGCTAACGGTCCGTTTGAGCTGCTGGGCCGCAGCCATGAGCTGATGATTGGCGGCAGCTACAGCAAGCAGGACAACACCTTCTTCAACAGCTTTGCAGACCTGTCCGGCGTCAATATTGGTGACTACAGCAGCTGGAACGGCTCTACCGGCGCGACCGACTGGTCAGCCTTTAGTCCCTATCTGGAGGACACCATTCGCCAGAAATCGGTGTATACCGCCGCACGCTTCTCGCTGGCTGACCCGCTGTCACTGCTGGTCGGCGCTCGCTATACCGACTGGAGCGCCAACGGCACCTCCGGCACCAACGACAGCGATAAAATCGCGCCGTATGCGGGCCTGACGTACGATCTCAACGACACCTACTCCGTCTACGCCAGCTATACCAGCATCTTCCAGCCGCAGACGTCACGTAACAGCGAAGCGAAGTACCTCGATCCGGTCAGCGGAAAAAGCTATGAAACCGGCATCAAAGGCGACTGGGCCAACAGCCGTCTGACCGCCACGCTGTCGCTGTTCCGCACCGAGCAGAACGGCCTGGGCGTCAACAGCTACACCTACATCCCGGGCAGCACCGAATACGCTTACGACGCTGTCGATGCGGTCAGCCGCGGCGTGGAATTTGAAGTTAACGGTGCCCTGACCGACAACTGGCAGATGACTTTCGGCGCCTCGCGCTATATTGCCGAGCAGCGCGATGGCACCGCCGTGATGCCGGAGATCCCGCGCACTACCGCCAAACTGTTCACCCGCTATCGCCTGCCGATGCTGCAGGACCTGACCGTGGGCGGCGGCGTCAACTGGCAGAACAAGACCTTTAATAACGTCGCCGGTGGCCCGGCTGGCAGCGACTACATCGATCAAAGCCCGGTGACGCTGGTCAATCTGTTCGGTCGCTACCAGGTGACGAAACAGGTTTCCGTACAGGCCAACGTCAACAACCTGTTCGACAAAGAGTACTACGACTATATGGGCACCTATGTGGTGTATGGCGCGCCGCGTAACTTCTCCGTTTCCGCTCATTACGCGTTTTAA
- the ahr gene encoding NADPH-dependent aldehyde reductase Ahr yields the protein MKIKSYAAMKAGQALELYEYDAAALSAEEVEVEVEYCGVCHSDLSMIDNEWGISQYPTIAGHEVIGRVSALGDAAQDKGLKIGQRVGIGWTAKSCQHCDACINGEQVNCQNGSTPTILNHGGFAEKLRADWQWVIPLPESLDAASAGPLLCGGITVFKPLLMSNITATSRVGVIGIGGLGHIAIKILRAMGAEVVAFSSTPNKKQSILDMGADEVVNSRDPEALKSQAGRFDLILSTVAVDLDWKPYFTALAPKGKFHTVGAVMKPIEVGAFDLIMGDKAVTGSSTGSPGQLRSLLKLAARRDIAPHVEFFPMSKINDALDHVRAGKANFRVVLKADF from the coding sequence GTGAAAATTAAAAGCTACGCGGCAATGAAAGCAGGCCAGGCTCTGGAACTGTATGAGTATGACGCGGCTGCGCTGAGCGCAGAGGAAGTTGAAGTCGAAGTGGAATACTGCGGCGTCTGCCATTCTGACCTGTCGATGATCGACAACGAATGGGGTATTTCCCAGTACCCCACCATTGCCGGCCACGAAGTGATCGGCCGCGTTTCCGCGCTCGGTGATGCGGCGCAAGACAAAGGCCTGAAGATCGGCCAGCGCGTTGGCATTGGCTGGACGGCAAAAAGCTGCCAGCACTGCGATGCCTGCATCAACGGCGAGCAGGTCAACTGCCAGAACGGCAGCACGCCAACCATCCTCAACCACGGCGGTTTTGCCGAGAAGCTGCGCGCCGACTGGCAGTGGGTGATCCCATTACCGGAAAGCCTGGATGCGGCCAGCGCCGGTCCGCTGCTGTGCGGCGGTATCACCGTGTTTAAACCGCTGCTGATGAGCAACATCACCGCCACCAGCCGCGTCGGTGTTATCGGCATTGGTGGCCTCGGCCACATCGCGATTAAGATCCTGCGCGCCATGGGTGCCGAAGTGGTGGCGTTCAGCTCCACGCCGAATAAAAAGCAGTCGATTCTCGATATGGGCGCCGACGAAGTGGTCAACAGCCGCGATCCGGAAGCGCTGAAGTCCCAGGCGGGCCGCTTCGACCTGATCCTCAGCACCGTTGCCGTTGACCTCGACTGGAAGCCGTACTTCACCGCGCTGGCGCCAAAAGGCAAGTTCCACACCGTGGGTGCCGTGATGAAGCCGATCGAAGTGGGCGCGTTTGACCTGATCATGGGTGATAAAGCCGTAACCGGCTCTTCCACCGGCTCCCCGGGCCAGCTGCGTTCGCTGCTGAAGCTGGCGGCACGCCGCGATATTGCGCCGCACGTCGAGTTCTTCCCGATGTCGAAAATCAACGACGCGCTGGACCACGTCCGCGCCGGGAAAGCCAATTTCCGCGTGGTGCTGAAAGCGGATTTTTAA
- the proP gene encoding glycine betaine/L-proline transporter ProP, producing the protein MKLRRKRVKPIGIKDVTIIDDTKLRKAITAASLGNAMEWFDFGVYGFVAYALGQVFFPGADPGTQMIAALATFSVPFLIRPLGGLFFGALGDKYGRQKILSITIIIMSVSTFCIGLIPSYASIGIWAPILLLLCKMAQGFSVGGEYTGASIFVAEYSPDRKRGFMGSWLDFGSIAGFVLGAGLVVLISAVIGEANFLDWGWRIPFFVALPLGIIGLYLRHALEETPAFQQHVDKLEQGDREGLADGPKVSFKEIATKHWKSLLACIGLVIATNVTYYMLLTYMPSYLSHNLHYSEDHGVMIIIAIMLGMLFVQPVMGLMSDKFGRRPFVIIGSVALLLLAVPCFMLINSGVMGLIFAGLLILAVILNCFTGVMASSLPAMFPTHIRYSALASAFNISVLIAGLTPTAAAWLVEATSNLYMPAYYLMVVAVIGLITGIMMKETANMPLRGATPAASDMAEAKEILQEHHDNIEHKIEDISEQIAELEAKRSRLVDQHPRINE; encoded by the coding sequence ATGAAGCTACGTAGGAAGCGTGTTAAGCCTATTGGGATTAAAGACGTCACCATTATTGATGACACCAAATTACGTAAAGCCATTACTGCGGCCTCACTCGGCAACGCGATGGAGTGGTTTGATTTCGGCGTTTACGGCTTTGTGGCCTATGCATTGGGCCAGGTATTCTTCCCGGGAGCTGACCCGGGCACACAGATGATTGCCGCCCTGGCGACCTTCTCCGTTCCCTTCCTCATCCGTCCATTAGGCGGCCTGTTCTTTGGCGCACTGGGCGATAAGTATGGTCGTCAGAAAATCCTGTCGATCACCATCATCATTATGTCAGTCAGTACCTTCTGTATCGGGCTGATCCCGTCCTATGCCTCCATAGGCATCTGGGCACCGATCCTGCTGCTGCTGTGCAAAATGGCACAGGGCTTCTCGGTCGGCGGTGAATACACCGGGGCGTCAATCTTCGTTGCCGAATACTCACCGGACCGTAAGCGTGGATTTATGGGCAGCTGGCTGGACTTCGGTTCAATTGCCGGTTTCGTGCTCGGTGCCGGGCTGGTGGTGCTGATTTCAGCCGTTATCGGTGAAGCGAACTTCCTCGACTGGGGCTGGCGTATTCCGTTCTTCGTTGCGCTGCCGCTGGGCATCATCGGCCTTTACCTGCGCCATGCGCTGGAAGAGACCCCGGCGTTCCAGCAGCACGTGGATAAACTGGAACAGGGCGACCGTGAAGGCCTGGCCGACGGCCCGAAAGTCTCGTTCAAAGAGATTGCTACTAAACACTGGAAAAGCCTGCTGGCCTGTATTGGCCTGGTGATTGCCACCAACGTCACCTACTACATGCTGCTGACCTACATGCCGAGCTACCTGTCGCATAATCTGCACTACTCGGAAGACCATGGCGTGATGATCATCATCGCCATCATGCTGGGGATGCTGTTTGTCCAGCCGGTTATGGGCCTGATGAGCGATAAGTTTGGCCGTCGTCCGTTCGTGATTATCGGCAGTGTCGCGCTGCTGCTGCTGGCTGTGCCTTGCTTTATGCTGATTAACAGCGGCGTGATGGGGCTGATTTTTGCCGGTCTGCTGATTCTGGCGGTGATCCTCAACTGCTTCACCGGGGTAATGGCTTCCTCACTGCCGGCGATGTTCCCAACGCATATCCGCTACAGCGCGCTGGCCAGTGCCTTCAACATCTCGGTGCTGATTGCCGGCCTGACGCCAACCGCTGCAGCATGGCTGGTAGAAGCGACCAGCAACCTGTATATGCCGGCTTACTACCTGATGGTGGTGGCGGTGATTGGTTTAATCACCGGCATCATGATGAAGGAAACGGCCAATATGCCGCTGCGCGGTGCCACTCCGGCAGCCTCTGATATGGCAGAAGCCAAAGAGATCCTGCAGGAGCATCACGACAACATCGAGCACAAAATCGAAGATATCAGCGAGCAGATCGCCGAGCTGGAAGCCAAGCGCTCCCGCCTGGTGGATCAGCATCCGCGTATTAACGAGTAA
- a CDS encoding EAL domain-containing protein encodes MQAIIKPKYARLWLVIAGLLPLILCLIFTFIEARQAVKRQQEVTASMLLSQAEHISDMAWNMSDRLRQFNHRSCDDIKFDLQQLGSLYPYFRSIGLAQDEIVFCSSAYGDTLGSLETMMRQPLPPLRKAWWSLSVAGTYGVQDRPAVVFMREIPGGFGTYAVVDGQYLIDVMQAAGTRHGYHIAMRFGGGYRIISGEMQNDRPGILGNSIYRRSSERYPIAISITAPRSEALLSWRQVLFTFLPMAIILSLLFIALTSSWLKRKSSWGDEIRRAISRGEFSVNYQPVMNLQTESLAGAEALMRWQRSDGSWVRPDIFIAAAEQEGMIVPLTRHLLALVSKDCASWQVSPGFHIGINVAAEHLQHEAFVSDIRQFAASVAHLQLAITLELTERSLIVDGAEVARKLAELRQEGMHVAIDDFGTGHCSLSYLQTFPIDYLKIDKGFVNAIEAVDGETPVLDAIIQLSHRLALEVVAEGVETAMQLEYLKKQGVAFIQGFYYARPLDNAALLNWVKQQDNKPR; translated from the coding sequence TTGCAAGCAATCATAAAGCCAAAGTATGCGCGTTTATGGCTGGTCATCGCCGGGCTGCTGCCGCTGATCCTGTGCCTGATCTTCACCTTTATTGAGGCGCGCCAGGCGGTGAAACGCCAGCAGGAGGTCACCGCCTCGATGCTGCTGAGCCAGGCAGAGCACATCAGCGATATGGCGTGGAATATGTCTGACCGCCTGCGCCAGTTTAATCATCGCAGCTGCGATGATATTAAATTTGACCTTCAGCAGCTTGGCTCGTTATACCCTTATTTCCGCTCCATTGGCCTGGCCCAGGATGAGATCGTCTTCTGCTCCTCGGCCTACGGCGACACTCTGGGCTCGCTGGAAACCATGATGCGCCAACCGCTACCGCCGCTGCGTAAAGCCTGGTGGAGCCTGTCGGTGGCGGGGACTTACGGCGTGCAGGATCGTCCGGCAGTGGTGTTTATGCGTGAAATCCCTGGCGGCTTCGGTACGTACGCCGTGGTGGATGGTCAGTATCTGATTGATGTTATGCAGGCTGCCGGTACCCGTCACGGCTACCATATCGCCATGCGGTTTGGCGGGGGCTACCGCATTATTAGCGGTGAAATGCAGAACGATCGGCCCGGTATCCTCGGTAACAGCATCTACCGCCGTAGCTCTGAGCGTTACCCGATCGCCATCAGCATTACCGCCCCGCGCTCTGAAGCGCTGCTAAGCTGGCGGCAGGTGTTGTTCACCTTCCTGCCGATGGCCATTATCCTCTCGCTGCTGTTTATCGCTCTGACCAGCAGCTGGCTGAAGCGTAAAAGCTCGTGGGGTGATGAAATTCGCCGCGCCATTAGCCGCGGTGAGTTCTCGGTGAATTATCAGCCGGTGATGAATCTGCAAACTGAATCGCTGGCCGGAGCCGAAGCGCTGATGCGCTGGCAGCGCTCCGACGGCAGCTGGGTGCGCCCGGATATCTTTATCGCCGCCGCCGAACAGGAAGGGATGATCGTTCCGCTCACCCGCCATCTGTTGGCGTTAGTGAGTAAAGACTGCGCCAGCTGGCAAGTGTCGCCAGGATTTCATATCGGTATTAACGTGGCGGCAGAGCATTTACAGCATGAGGCGTTCGTCAGCGACATTCGCCAGTTCGCTGCCAGCGTCGCGCATCTGCAACTGGCGATTACGCTGGAGTTGACCGAGCGCAGCCTGATCGTCGACGGCGCCGAGGTGGCGCGCAAGCTGGCCGAGCTGCGACAGGAAGGGATGCACGTGGCGATCGATGATTTCGGCACCGGTCACTGCTCGCTGAGCTATCTGCAAACCTTCCCTATCGACTATCTGAAGATTGATAAAGGGTTCGTCAATGCGATTGAAGCGGTTGATGGGGAAACGCCGGTGCTGGACGCCATTATTCAGCTGTCGCACCGTCTGGCGCTGGAGGTGGTGGCAGAAGGCGTGGAAACTGCGATGCAGCTCGAATACCTGAAAAAACAGGGGGTGGCGTTTATCCAGGGCTTTTACTACGCCCGCCCGCTGGACAATGCCGCGCTGCTCAACTGGGTTAAGCAGCAGGATAATAAGCCGCGATAA
- a CDS encoding diguanylate cyclase translates to MHYYSPDDSQLKLRSTRFIRRMFAMRQLGTFLCFFPFQSVLSELDRSTWFTILLFINAFIWPSVAWLLAHSSPDPTNTERHNLTIDAAFGGAWVALMAVSPMPSLIIIAVLASDRYAAGGWPQLKPAIVAFMLTFIPLWAVLGLPLQPTFSTRTVWLTLPLATCYMLVLSAVSYQLTLSLRRKNRELERISLMDPSLKIPNRRLFDRRLESEYLRTQRGEGRAWLMLIDVDNFKQVNDRFGHEAGDYLLAEISRLLRSEVGTRDIPARFGGDELGVIVRDADDITIVMLAAALKEKIARIRLPASAEFQFSVSIGIAPASNADSIHQWLRHADQALYSVKRTGRDGIHLWQAAEV, encoded by the coding sequence ATGCACTACTACTCACCCGATGACAGCCAGTTAAAACTGCGCTCAACGCGTTTTATTCGTCGCATGTTCGCCATGCGTCAGCTGGGCACCTTTTTGTGTTTTTTCCCCTTTCAGTCGGTGCTTTCGGAACTGGATCGCAGCACGTGGTTCACTATTTTGCTGTTTATTAATGCCTTTATCTGGCCGTCGGTCGCCTGGCTACTGGCGCACTCCTCACCTGACCCGACTAATACTGAGCGCCACAACTTAACCATTGATGCCGCGTTTGGCGGCGCATGGGTGGCGCTGATGGCCGTCAGCCCGATGCCTTCGCTGATTATCATCGCTGTGCTGGCCTCTGACCGCTATGCGGCCGGCGGCTGGCCCCAGCTTAAACCGGCGATCGTGGCATTTATGCTGACCTTTATCCCACTCTGGGCAGTGCTCGGCCTGCCGCTGCAGCCGACCTTTAGCACGCGTACGGTGTGGCTGACGCTGCCACTGGCAACCTGCTATATGCTGGTGCTGAGTGCGGTGTCGTATCAGCTCACGCTTAGCCTGCGGCGGAAAAACCGCGAGCTGGAACGCATCTCGCTGATGGACCCGAGCCTGAAGATCCCCAACCGCCGCCTGTTTGACCGCCGTCTGGAGAGCGAATACCTGCGCACCCAGCGTGGCGAAGGCCGCGCCTGGCTGATGCTGATCGACGTGGATAATTTCAAGCAGGTCAATGACCGTTTTGGCCACGAAGCGGGGGATTATCTGCTGGCGGAGATCTCACGCCTGCTGCGCAGCGAAGTGGGCACCCGCGATATTCCGGCGCGCTTCGGTGGCGATGAGTTAGGGGTGATTGTGCGCGATGCCGACGATATCACTATCGTGATGCTGGCCGCGGCGCTGAAAGAGAAAATCGCCCGGATCCGCCTGCCCGCCTCTGCTGAATTCCAGTTCTCCGTCAGCATCGGTATTGCCCCGGCCAGTAACGCCGACTCCATCCACCAGTGGCTGCGCCATGCAGACCAGGCGCTGTACAGCGTTAAACGCACCGGCCGCGACGGCATTCACCTGTGGCAGGCTGCAGAAGTGTGA
- a CDS encoding type IV toxin-antitoxin system AbiEi family antitoxin, with product MHDEAQLLEKVLTNLPEALKIEDIRWSRNLDFHDGRLTLRTPDGAAFTFLFTIKLRPRKEILQKMHSIFRQNSTHPALLICERLSPAMTQYCEENHINFIDSGGNACIALPALFLRISGRKLPPVIRERPRISEGVMKLLFVLLTQPGSINENYRQLASYAGISLGMVSKAFDYLETERHYRSGKQGRRLTDPDWLMAEWIREYASVLRPKLKTLQLECDINWRSIELEEGECWGGEPAGYLLSDRYLKPEILQLFTHSPLTERRKSLRLKPHPSGKFILTQAFWGKDFSLTERAKTVLCVAELIASRDDRNIETAGRINEKHLHISQTHLFGN from the coding sequence ATGCATGATGAAGCTCAACTACTGGAAAAAGTGCTAACTAATTTGCCAGAAGCACTTAAAATCGAGGATATTCGCTGGAGCCGCAACCTCGATTTTCACGATGGTCGTCTTACGCTGCGAACACCCGATGGCGCCGCCTTCACTTTTCTGTTCACTATCAAGCTAAGGCCGCGCAAAGAGATACTGCAGAAAATGCACAGCATTTTCAGGCAGAACAGCACTCACCCGGCACTGCTGATTTGTGAACGCCTTAGCCCGGCGATGACGCAGTATTGCGAAGAAAATCATATCAATTTTATCGATAGCGGTGGTAATGCCTGCATAGCTTTACCCGCACTATTCTTGCGCATCAGCGGGCGTAAACTCCCCCCCGTTATCAGGGAGCGCCCCCGGATATCAGAGGGGGTAATGAAACTGCTGTTTGTTCTGCTAACACAGCCGGGTTCGATAAATGAAAATTATCGCCAGCTGGCAAGCTATGCAGGGATCTCCCTGGGTATGGTCAGCAAAGCATTTGATTATCTCGAAACTGAGCGCCACTACCGCTCGGGCAAGCAAGGCCGTCGCCTGACCGATCCGGACTGGCTGATGGCGGAATGGATACGTGAATACGCATCAGTACTGCGGCCCAAATTGAAAACACTTCAGCTGGAATGTGATATCAACTGGCGCAGTATTGAACTTGAAGAGGGCGAGTGCTGGGGAGGAGAGCCCGCCGGTTATCTTCTTTCCGACCGCTATCTCAAGCCTGAAATCCTGCAACTTTTTACCCATTCTCCTCTGACAGAGCGGAGAAAAAGCTTACGGCTTAAGCCTCATCCGAGCGGGAAATTCATCTTAACCCAGGCCTTCTGGGGCAAAGATTTTTCGCTCACAGAGCGCGCAAAAACAGTGCTATGCGTGGCTGAACTTATCGCCAGCCGGGACGACCGCAATATCGAAACCGCAGGGCGGATTAATGAAAAACACCTACACATTAGCCAAACCCATCTCTTCGGAAACTGA
- a CDS encoding DHCW motif cupin fold protein: MKMSDIPFGTTAWSALEATEHPGEKGTAWWRTQQFGAVRVRMVEYSAGYLADHWCSKGHILLCLSGELHTELKDGRVFTLTAGMSYQVADNAEAHRSWTDTGAHLFIVD, from the coding sequence ATGAAGATGAGCGACATTCCTTTTGGCACCACGGCCTGGTCGGCACTGGAAGCGACGGAACATCCGGGGGAGAAGGGAACGGCATGGTGGCGCACCCAGCAGTTTGGCGCGGTTCGCGTGAGGATGGTGGAGTACAGCGCAGGTTACCTGGCCGACCACTGGTGCAGTAAAGGCCATATCCTGCTGTGCCTGTCCGGCGAGCTGCATACCGAGCTGAAAGATGGCCGCGTTTTTACCCTCACGGCGGGCATGAGTTACCAGGTGGCGGATAATGCGGAAGCGCACCGCTCGTGGACTGACACCGGTGCGCATCTTTTCATTGTGGACTGA